One genomic segment of Cellulophaga sp. HaHaR_3_176 includes these proteins:
- the rplD gene encoding 50S ribosomal protein L4 has protein sequence MKVAVLDIKGKETGRKVELSDSVFAIEPNKHAVYLDVKQYLAHQRQGTHKAKERAEIAGSTRKIKKQKGTGTARAGSIKSPVFRGGGRIFGPRPKDYKQKLNKNLKRLARKSALTIKSNEKSILVVENFNFEAPKTKDFKNVLKSLGLENKKSLFVLGDSNNNVYLSSRNLKGTEVVTNSALSTYKILNANNIVLLEGSLEGIESNLTK, from the coding sequence ATGAAGGTAGCAGTTTTAGATATTAAAGGAAAAGAAACAGGTAGAAAGGTTGAGCTTTCTGATTCTGTATTCGCGATAGAGCCAAATAAGCATGCTGTTTACTTGGATGTAAAACAGTATTTAGCGCACCAAAGACAAGGTACGCATAAGGCAAAAGAAAGAGCTGAAATAGCTGGTAGTACAAGAAAAATTAAAAAACAAAAGGGAACAGGTACTGCTCGTGCGGGTAGTATTAAATCTCCAGTTTTTAGAGGTGGTGGTCGTATTTTTGGCCCTAGACCTAAAGATTATAAGCAGAAATTGAATAAGAATTTAAAACGTTTAGCTAGAAAATCAGCTTTAACTATAAAATCAAATGAAAAGTCGATTTTAGTTGTTGAAAATTTCAATTTTGAAGCTCCAAAAACGAAAGATTTTAAAAATGTTTTAAAGTCTTTAGGATTGGAAAATAAAAAATCTCTATTTGTGTTGGGTGATTCAAATAATAATGTATATTTGTCGTCACGCAATTTAAAAGGGACTGAAGTTGTAACCAACTCAGCCTTAAGCACTTATAAGATCTTAAATGCTAATAATATTGTACTTCTAGAAGGTTCTTTAGAAGGAATAGAGTCTAACTTAACAAAATAG
- the rplW gene encoding 50S ribosomal protein L23, giving the protein MSVLIKPIITEKMTSDSELYNRYGFIVNPKANKLQIKEAVETTYGVSVDKVRTMNYGPSRKTRYTKTGVQHGKSNAFKKAIVDVAEGDIIDYYNNL; this is encoded by the coding sequence ATGAGTGTGTTAATAAAGCCTATTATTACCGAAAAAATGACTTCAGATAGTGAGTTGTATAATCGTTATGGATTTATTGTTAATCCAAAAGCGAACAAACTACAGATAAAAGAAGCTGTTGAAACTACTTATGGAGTTTCGGTTGATAAAGTTAGAACAATGAATTACGGTCCTTCAAGAAAGACCCGTTATACAAAAACCGGAGTGCAACACGGTAAATCAAATGCTTTTAAGAAAGCAATTGTAGATGTTGCTGAAGGAGATATAATTGATTATTACAATAATCTATAA
- the rpsJ gene encoding 30S ribosomal protein S10, protein MSQKIRIKLKSYDYNLVDKSAEKIVKTVKTTGAVVTGPIPLPTHKKIFTVLRSPHVNKKSREQFQLSSYKRLLDIYSSSSKTIDALMKLELPSGVEVEIKV, encoded by the coding sequence ATGAGTCAAAAAATTAGAATAAAACTAAAATCATACGATTATAATTTAGTAGATAAATCTGCTGAAAAAATCGTAAAAACTGTAAAAACTACAGGTGCTGTTGTAACTGGTCCAATTCCATTACCAACGCATAAGAAAATATTTACTGTACTACGTTCTCCTCACGTTAATAAAAAATCGAGAGAGCAGTTTCAATTAAGTTCTTATAAAAGACTTTTGGATATTTATAGTTCTTCTTCGAAAACTATTGATGCTCTTATGAAATTAGAGCTTCCTAGTGGAGTTGAGGTAGAGATCAAGGTTTAA
- the rplC gene encoding 50S ribosomal protein L3 — protein sequence MSGLIGKKVGMTSIFDENGKNMPCTVIEVGPCVVTQVRTLEVDGYSALQLGFDDKAEKRANKAESGHFKKAGVSPKKKVVEFRDFEGDYKLGDTIGADLFAEGEFVDAIGTSKGKGFQGVVKRHGFAGVGQATHGQHNRLRAPGSVGAASYPARVFKGMKMAGRMGGDRVTVQNLKVLKVVPEKNLVVLKGCVPGHKNAYVTIEK from the coding sequence ATGTCTGGGTTAATAGGAAAGAAAGTAGGCATGACTAGTATTTTCGATGAAAATGGTAAAAATATGCCATGTACAGTAATCGAAGTTGGTCCATGTGTAGTTACCCAAGTCAGAACCTTAGAGGTGGACGGGTATAGTGCCCTTCAGCTTGGTTTCGATGACAAGGCAGAAAAACGTGCTAATAAGGCTGAATCAGGCCATTTTAAAAAAGCAGGTGTTTCTCCTAAGAAAAAAGTCGTTGAATTCCGAGATTTTGAAGGTGATTACAAACTAGGAGACACCATTGGTGCTGATTTGTTTGCAGAAGGTGAATTTGTTGATGCAATAGGCACTTCAAAAGGTAAAGGTTTTCAAGGTGTTGTTAAAAGACATGGTTTTGCGGGTGTGGGTCAAGCTACTCACGGTCAGCATAACAGGTTAAGAGCTCCAGGTTCTGTAGGTGCTGCTTCTTATCCTGCTCGCGTTTTCAAAGGAATGAAAATGGCAGGTAGAATGGGTGGTGATAGAGTAACTGTTCAAAACCTTAAAGTTTTAAAAGTAGTTCCAGAAAAAAACCTTGTAGTTTTAAAAGGTTGTGTACCTGGTCATAAGAACGCTTACGTAACTATTGAGAAGTAA
- the rplB gene encoding 50S ribosomal protein L2, with translation MSVRKLKPITPGQRFRVVNGFDAITTDKPEKSLLSSLKKSGGRNSQGKMTIQHRGGGHKRRYRVIDFKRDKQDVAGVVESIQYDPNRTAFIALVKYADNEKRYIVAQNGLQVGQEISSGENATPEIGNALPLSVIPLGTIISCIELRPGQGAVMARSAGTFAQLMARDGKFATVKLPSGETRLILVLCLATIGAVSNSDHQLLVSGKAGRSRWLGRRPRTRPVAMNPVDHPMGGGEGRASGGHPRSKNGIPAKGYRTRSKTKATNRYILERRKK, from the coding sequence ATGTCAGTTAGAAAATTAAAACCAATCACTCCAGGTCAGCGTTTTAGAGTAGTTAATGGATTTGACGCCATTACTACTGATAAGCCGGAGAAAAGCTTGCTTTCTTCGTTAAAAAAATCTGGAGGTAGAAACAGTCAAGGTAAAATGACTATCCAACACAGAGGTGGTGGTCATAAGAGAAGGTATCGTGTTATTGATTTCAAAAGAGACAAGCAAGATGTTGCTGGTGTTGTTGAGTCAATACAGTACGATCCAAATAGAACTGCATTTATTGCTTTAGTGAAATATGCAGATAATGAAAAGAGGTATATTGTAGCTCAAAATGGATTGCAGGTAGGTCAGGAGATTTCTTCTGGCGAGAATGCAACTCCTGAAATAGGAAATGCACTTCCTTTAAGTGTTATTCCTTTAGGTACTATTATTTCTTGTATAGAGTTGCGTCCTGGTCAGGGAGCTGTAATGGCTAGAAGTGCTGGAACTTTCGCTCAATTAATGGCGAGAGATGGTAAATTTGCTACAGTTAAATTGCCATCAGGTGAAACTAGATTGATTTTAGTTTTGTGTTTAGCTACAATTGGTGCGGTATCTAATTCTGATCACCAGTTATTGGTATCTGGTAAAGCGGGTAGAAGTAGGTGGTTAGGTAGAAGACCTAGAACTAGACCGGTAGCAATGAACCCTGTCGATCACCCAATGGGTGGTGGTGAAGGTAGAGCTTCGGGTGGTCATCCAAGATCTAAGAACGGTATTCCTGCTAAAGGATATAGAACTCGTTCTAAGACTAAGGCTACAAATAGATATATATTAGAACGTAGAAAGAAATAA